The genomic stretch CGCGACCGCCGTGTAGCCCGGGTCCGTCGCCCCGGCCTTGGAGCGCGGGCTGATGAGCTGCCAGAAGACGCCCACGACCAGTGAGAGCAGCACACACACCGCGGTCACCGTGATCAGCGTCGGCAGCCTGACCGACAACCGGTCACTGGCCGGCTTCGACCCGGCATGCTCGACGAACGCGGCGACGAAGTCCGACCGCCACCGCACCGCCCGCCGGGCCGGAGTCTGTGTCGCCTCGGTGGGGTCCACGATCGGTCGCTACCCGGCCAGCCTGTTGATCGACTCGGTCAGCAGCGTCATCCGCTCGGAAGCCTGTACGCGCAACTGCTCGGCCCCGTCCCGCAGCGCCGCCAACACCAGGTCGGCCAGCTCGTCCGCGTCACAGGACTCCATCAGCTGCGGGTCGATGTACACCGCCTGGTAATCGCTGTCGGCCACAGTGACCGTCACGCCCCCGCCGGCGGCGGACCCGACGACCTCGCTTTTGCTCATCGACTGCGCCAGTTCGGCGACCTCGTGCTCGATCGCCTGGGTCCGAGCCAACAGCCCGCTGAAATCCGCCTGCCCGCTCACCACACCAGCCCCTTCCTCACCGATCCGCGTCCACCCGGCCGCACACGGCCGTATGAACGATGGCCCCAGCCTCGCAGGCCGCACGGAGCACCCGGTAGTCCCTCATCCGGCCCCCAGTCCGGCAAGGCATGCCATCGCCTGCTTCCCCAGAGGACACGCCGACGTCCCGGAACGGGGACGTCACTCCTCCCCCCTCGCCCGAACCGTCGATCCGACACCTTCAGTACGCCTCCTGCCCGAGGTAGGCGCTGTAGTGCGTGTCGGTCAGGCCGGCTTCCTCAGCCACTTCCCGCCGGGCTGCCCGAAGTGGTGCCTCGTCTGGTTCGAGGCGACCCTTCGGAGCGACGGTCTGCCGCTCGCCGGTCCTACGGACCTGATCGAGCAACAGGAAGTCCGGCTTCCGCAGATCGCCGGCGGTGACGACGGCCCCAGCAGAGGCGTATCGACGGATCATGGCTGGGTGCCTCCCGCAGTCTCCGAAGAAGGACTCGGTGCCCCCGTCCGGGGTCGTCGATCACGACAAGTTGCCCGCTATCGGACTCAACTCGAACTCGGGTCTGAGGTACCGCCCGAGCGTGGTCGTCAGCGTTCAGATGCCGGTGATGCCGTAGTTGTCCCACCACGCGCGGCGGTGTGTGCGGAGAGTTCCGGCGAGTCGAGTCAACAGGAGCGAGTTGCCGTTCAGTACCAACGCGGCGTCCTCGGGTCGGCTGGCGAGCACGCGGGCTACGGCCGTGACCATGTGTGGTGTCGCGGTGCGCAGGGCGTCGTCCTTGGGCATGTGGAAGACGATGTTGACGTAGGTGTCGGGTTCCCACTCCCACTGGGAGCCGTCTTCGTCTTCGGCGTCGAAGTAGCCGTTGCTGCCTCCACAGATGCTGAGGCTGTACCCGGACGTGTCCGCCAAGTCCGCGCTCAGCAGGCGGGGATAGCCGGGTCGGAGCGACTCCTCGACGCCTTCTGGGGCGGCGAGTTCGGCCACCTGTTCCAGCGGTATGGCGCCTGCCAGTGTCAGTCGGTACTCGATAGCCACCTGCTGCCTGCCCTCTCAGTCTCGCCGGACGAGTTGAATGATCTCACCGCTGCGGGTCACCGCCGTAAGTTCCTTGAGCTGGTGAATCGGCCAGCCGTCGACTGCTTCTGCTGGGGGCGCCAGCAGAAATGTATCGACTCGGGTCTGAGGAGTTTGGCAGTGGGATGCAACATCGTTCGATAAGCTGACCGAGCGGAACCTGTCAAGTCAACTGAGACAATTTCTTGATTTTGTTTAGCTTTGTGCTGGTGGAAGAGGGGCTCCGGCCGAGGTCACGGCCTGTTCCGGGTGGCTGTTGTCGGGTTTGTTGATCCATGCCCGGTCCGGTAGCTGGGGTGGTTGGGGACGGCGGCGTCCGAACCGTTCGGGATGTGCGGCCCAGGCGGCGTCGAGGGTGCGTTGCCGCTGTTCACGGATCTGTCCGGCGGTGCCGTGGTGGACCGATGCCGGGGTGTGCAGGCCGATCCCGGAGTGCCGGTGTTCGTGGTTGTAGTAGCTGTAGAACGCTTCGCAGTGCTGTCGGGCGTGCTGGATCGATCCGAACCGCTCTGGGAACGTGGGGTCGTACTTGAGTGTCTTGAAGCTGGCCTCGATGTACGGGTTGTCGTTGGAGGTCTTGGGCCGGCTGTGGCTGCGGCCGATTTTGAGATCGGTCAGCAGCTGGGTGACGGTCTTGCTGGTCATCGCGGCGCCGCGGTCGGCGTGCACGGTCAGCTGATCGGGGTTCACGCGTTCGCGGGCGGCGGCGTCGGCGATCAGCGCTTCGGCGAGTTGGCCGTCCTCGTGGGCGGCGACCATGTGCCCGACGACGTAGCGGGACCAGATGTCGATCACCGTGTAAAGGTGGAACCAGACGCCCTTGACCGGGCCGCGCAGCTTCGTGATGTCCCACGACCACACCTGATTCGCGGCGTCGGCGACCAGTTCGGGTTTGGTCCGGGCCGGATGGGTGGCCTGGCTGCGGCGTTCGCCGGTCTGCCCGGCGGCCCGCAGAATCCGGTACATCGTGGACTCCGAGCACCACCAGCGGCCCTCGTCGAGTTCGCGGGCCCACACCTGCGCCGGGGCCAGATCCACGTATGGCGGGCTGTTGAGCAGGTCCAGGACCTGCCGGCGTTCAGGCTCGGTCAGCGCGGACGGCGGCGGCTTACGCGGTGCTCTCGGCCGGGAGACCAGCGGCGGGGCACTACGGCGATACAGCGTCGCCCTGGACAGGCCGGTCAGCCGGCACGCGGGCGCGATGCCCCACAACGGCGTCAGCGCCGCCTGCGCCTCGGCGAGGACGAGTTCGGCATCGCCACGGCATCCGCGCTCTCGGAGAGCAGTTCCAAGAGCGCGTGAGCTTTTCCCATGATCGACAACGCGGTCTGGGTCTTGTTCAACTCGGCCTGCAGGCGGGCGTTCTCCCGCTGAAGACGGGAAAGTTCAGCGTTCTCGGCCTTCTTCGCCGCCCGCGCAGCCGATTGCCGCCGGTCCGTCAGGCCGGCCGCGGCTCCGGCATCCCGCGCCTTGCGCCAGTCGAGAAGGTGTGAACCGTACAGCCGTTCCCGGCGCAGAATCGCCCCGCGAGCCGCCGCATCCGGCGCCGACTCGTACTCGTCCAGAATCCTCGCCTTGAACTCCGCGGTGAATGTCCGCCGCTGGGGCCGGGCGTCCGGATCCAGACTCTCATGGGGCCTCGACGTCATGCTGATGTGCTCTCCTCAGGGCCGTCCAGGAAGAGTATCCCCTGGTAGACGGGCTGTCTCACATCAGCGTGACAGGGAGGGGAGTCGAGGTTCTGGCGGCGCTGGTTCTGGCCTAGACAAGCCTCACATGACGTGGGCAAGTCCGGCCGGCCCGGCCTCGGTGGGCATGCGACCGTGATTGGGCTGCTGGACTCGAAGGAACTGGGCGAGATCAGCGATTCGCCGCAGTGGGTCGAGGTCCGGCGGCAGCAGGACGTCGTCACTGAGTAGCTGGGA from Micromonospora craniellae encodes the following:
- a CDS encoding YbaB/EbfC family nucleoid-associated protein, yielding MSGQADFSGLLARTQAIEHEVAELAQSMSKSEVVGSAAGGGVTVTVADSDYQAVYIDPQLMESCDADELADLVLAALRDGAEQLRVQASERMTLLTESINRLAG
- a CDS encoding NUDIX domain-containing protein, which produces MIRRYASAGAVVTAGDLRKPDFLLLDQVRRTGERQTVAPKGRLEPDEAPLRAARREVAEEAGLTDTHYSAYLGQEAY
- a CDS encoding SitI3 family protein, producing MAIEYRLTLAGAIPLEQVAELAAPEGVEESLRPGYPRLLSADLADTSGYSLSICGGSNGYFDAEDEDGSQWEWEPDTYVNIVFHMPKDDALRTATPHMVTAVARVLASRPEDAALVLNGNSLLLTRLAGTLRTHRRAWWDNYGITGI
- a CDS encoding IS3 family transposase, whose protein sequence is MWGIAPACRLTGLSRATLYRRSAPPLVSRPRAPRKPPPSALTEPERRQVLDLLNSPPYVDLAPAQVWARELDEGRWWCSESTMYRILRAAGQTGERRSQATHPARTKPELVADAANQVWSWDITKLRGPVKGVWFHLYTVIDIWSRYVVGHMVAAHEDGQLAEALIADAAARERVNPDQLTVHADRGAAMTSKTVTQLLTDLKIGRSHSRPKTSNDNPYIEASFKTLKYDPTFPERFGSIQHARQHCEAFYSYYNHEHRHSGIGLHTPASVHHGTAGQIREQRQRTLDAAWAAHPERFGRRRPQPPQLPDRAWINKPDNSHPEQAVTSAGAPLPPAQS
- a CDS encoding transposase; this translates as MTSRPHESLDPDARPQRRTFTAEFKARILDEYESAPDAAARGAILRRERLYGSHLLDWRKARDAGAAAGLTDRRQSAARAAKKAENAELSRLQRENARLQAELNKTQTALSIMGKAHALLELLSESADAVAMPNSSSPRRRRR